In Tachypleus tridentatus isolate NWPU-2018 chromosome 7, ASM421037v1, whole genome shotgun sequence, a genomic segment contains:
- the LOC143255244 gene encoding coagulogen-like, producing the protein MVASTSDINAPVRLCDEPENIGTIGRRQGVSSEVQAKIENDLEQALKLNGTKQDEASISGRGNSRLWRILQLSNDCGTHTCRFGSDIYRCDYLPQFINDCDVTVKKCTPRFAYNTHGNLKIVVQAPIAGFTQCLWQYKCRYGPQECGLRKFCNQNRQPVRLLSFDLETQNFYCEDFYQCCGCSCGR; encoded by the exons ATGGTTGCTTCAACTAGTGATATTAATGCACCTGTACGTCTGTGCGATGAACCAGAAAATATTGGGACTATTGGGAGAAGACAGGGAGTTTCATCGGAAGTTCAAGC CAAAATTGAAAACGACCTTGAACAAGCACTTAAGTTGAACGGCACCAAACAGGATGAAGCTAGTATTTCTGGAAGAGGAAATTCACGTCTGTGGCGTATACTACAACTTTCGAATGACTGTGGCACTCATACCTGCCGATTCGG ATCAGACATTTATCGCTGTGACTACTTACCTCA GTTCATAAACGACTGCGACGTGACTGTTAAAAAATGTACTCCAAGGTTCGCTTATAATACTCATGGAAATCTGAAAATCGTTGTTCAGGCTCCGATTGCAGGTTTTACTCAGTGTTTGTGGCAATACAAGTGTCG TTATGGACCACAGGAATGTGGATTGAGGAAATTTTGTAACCAAAACAGGCAGCCTGTTCGTTTGCTGTCTTTTGATTTGGAGACTCAAAACTTCTACTGTGAAGATTTCTATCAGTGCTGCGGCTGCTCTTGCGGACGATAG